GGTGTTTTATCGGCAGGAGCGCTGGGGACTGAAAGGGAGAAAGTTCAGGGCATATAAGTTTCGTACCATGGTACCTGATTCGGACGAGAAGTATGGGGTGATTCAGGCCAGAGAAGATGATGACCGCATCACAAAGACCGGTCGGATATTGCGGGCCATGGGATTGGATGAGTTGCCGCAGATCTTCAACATACTGCTGGGGCAGATGAGTTTTGTGGGCCCCCGGTCGCTGGCCGTGGGCGAGATAGTAAGAGATGAAAACGGCCAGGTGGTGGAGTATGAAACTATTCCCGGCTTCAGGGAGCGGCTGCTGGTGAGGCCGGGTTTGACGGGTCTCGCCACTATCTATATCCGTAAAGATGCGGCGCCCAGGAGAAAATTCAGATACGATCTTTTCTACGTCCGCAACCAGTCCTTGCTGCTCGACCTGAAGCTTATTGCGCTGTCCTTCTGGATCAGCTTCAGGGGCAAGTGGGAGACGCGGGGAGAAAAGGTTTAACCGAATACGGGTTGCGAGTAACCACAAGGCTAGGAGGCTTCCGCCTTCGCTCATGGCTATGGCGGATGAGGGGAAGCTTGGAGGCCAGAAAGCCAGGAAGCTAGGAGGCTGAGAGGGGACGGCGCCTTGCGCTGTCTGCGCCACAAACTTTTCTCTGTTAACCTGTAGCTCTTGACCTCTGACCCTCGACTCTGGACCATAGAATGGGGTTATCAGGAAGGACTCGGTAGGAGCGGCTCTCTAGCCGCGACAGCCCAATTCCAGAAAACCTATCAGGGGCCTGAGTCAAATTGTTCTTGGTGCTAACTGCTAACTGCCTAGTGCCTATTGAAACCGGGAGTCGAATGTGAGCAAGAAAGTAGCGATTATCGGAGCCTCGTCTGCGGGACTGTTCACGGCGCATTTGCTTGCCCGCCATGGTCTACAGGTTGAGGTGTATGAGGCAGCGGAGCCTATCAAGCCGCCCAAACGCACCCTTATTGTGACCGACCATTTTCTCCGTCTCACAGGACCTCTGGGGGCGGACACGGTCGTCAACAAGATCAATCGGTTCGAATTATTTGCTGACGGCAAGGTTGCATCAGTGCGGCTGGCGCGGCCTGATCTGGTCATTGAACGCTCCGCATTGGTAGAGAAACTGGTGGAGCAGGCAAGGGAGAGCGGCGCCCACATATTCGCTGGCCATCGATTCAACAGCATGGAACTTAACGGTGGTACGCTCAGATTCACTGTGGTGCGTAATAATGGGAACACCCAGTTGGTCAATGGATCAGCAGATGTGCTTGTGGGGGCGGACGGAGCCTTCAGCAGGGTTGCTCGAACTGCTGGTTGGCCGCAGCGAAAAACTCTGCCGTTGATACAAGCTCTGGTGAAACTCCCGAAGGACATGTCTGTGCATACCACCAGAGTCTGGTTCCTTCCCGAAGAAACACCATATTTCTTCTGGCTCATACCTCATTCTTCAATGGAAGGGGCTCTTGGGCTGATTGCAGAGGATGAAAGGCTGGGTCGGTTGGCCCTTGAACGTTTCTTGCGAAAAAAGGGCCTGCAACCTCTCGAATTCCAGAGTGCCCGCACTCCCTTCTATAGCCAGTGGGTTCCGTACAAGCGCAAGATCGGAAGAAATGATGTTTATCTGGTGGGAGATGCGGGGGGGCACGTGAAGGTCAGTACTGTGGGGGGCGTGGTCACCGGTTTGCGGGGAGCGCTGGGGGTTGCCGAGGCAATCCTGAATGGTGGGCACAGTTCGGAGCTGCGGGCGCTTCGACAGGAACTCGGCATCCATCGGCTTATTCGTTCAGGTCTCAATGGTTTTTCCCAAGACCACTACGCCAGACTTCTGGATTTGGTGAACTCGTCCGTGAACCATCTACTGAGCTGGCGAAGTCGCGATGAGGCCAGGAAACTCGTTACCCAGCTTTTCCTGAAAGAACCTCGGCTTCTGTTTCTTGGACTGCGGGGACTTGTGCAACGTGCCATATTCGCTTCGGGGCGCTGAGGAGCTCAGTTGGGTTCTCTGGACTTACTTTGCCAGGCGTGAGTCGTTCAATCAAAGCGAAAGTGAAATGACACTCCAGAGCCCCATTGTGAAGCCTACTCTCCCAGGCTCCGCTGTCTTTGAAAAATGACCAGAGAAAACAGAAAAGTTGGCGAAGATTGGCAGAACACCCATCGCCGTTATTTCCAGTGCGGTGGTATTATCATTCAGGTGGAGTCTGGCCTGCCCATAACTGATACCACGTTTCAACCAAAATTCAGGCTTTTCCAGGTAGAAGGCCCTGGAGAGGACACTATCTCTATAAGGCACCACTTTTCCTTGCCTGACTTTAAAGGTCATAATCTGGGGACGGAGGTTTATCGCAGGTCGCCCTGGGCCGTTTATAAGAAGGGAGATTCGTGGGTATATGTTGGCATCTCTCCTGCGAAAGAAGACGACCACCTCCACAGGGTTGCGGTTTTCAACCACGATCACACAAGGGCCCTGATATACAATGAGCACGAAGAAGTATTCCGCAACGGTGGTCTGCACTCGCTGACGCTGTTTCCCACTGACCAGATCCTTCTGGCCAGGGTTTTGGCCGACAGGCAGGGCTGCCTGCTGCACGCCTGCGGCGTCATTATTGATGCGAAGGGAGTCCTTTTTGTGGGGCACTCTGATGCGGGCAAGTCCACCATGGCGACCTTGCTGAAGGGCAGGGCTGAGCTTCTTTGTGATGACCGTATGATCGTGCGCAGATGGAAGGACGGATTCAGAATCCACGGTACCTGGAGTCACGGTGATGTTACAGAGGTGTCGGCTAATTCTGCGCCTCTGGACGCCATTTTTTTCCTGGAACAGGCCCGAGAAAATAGCGTGATTCCAGTTGATGACAGAAAGGAAGTAGTCAAGAGGCTCCTGGCCTGTGTTATAAGACCGCTAGTGACAGCTGCGTGGTGGGAAAAGATGCTCGACTTGGTGGGAATGATGGCAAGAGAGGTACCGTGTTATGTGTTGAGGTTCGAAAAAAGTGGAAAGGTGGTCGAAATTTTAGGAGATAGGCTGGCAAGCCGTTGAGCACATAGTCTTGCCAACTTGATCGCTTGGCGACTCCACAGCTGGGCAACAAATGGTACACACTGAAACCAGATATGCAATAAAGATAAAGCCAGACAAGTTCTCCCTCTGGAAAAACAAGCGTCCTCTCCTGACCCACCTGGACATGGAGCTCACTGAGCGATGCAACAACAACTGCATCCACTGTTATATAAATCTGCCAGCCGACAATGAAAAGGCCAGGATGAGGGAACTTACAACAGAGGAGATAAAAGAGATCCTCGAGGAGGCTGCCTGCCTGGGTTGCCTTACTGTAAGATTCACTGGAGGCGAGCCTTTGTTGAGAGAGGATTTTGAGGAATTGTATATTTTTGCCAGAAGGCTGGGACTCAAAGTCATGCTTTTTACCAATGCAACCCTGATTACCCCGGCTCTAGCAGAGCTCTTTAGTCGTATTCCTCCTTTGAAAGCAATTGAGATCTCAGTATATGGAATGAGGAAGAATTCTTACGAGGGTGTTACCAGGACTCCGGGGTCTTTTGAAGCTGCATGGCGTGGAATAAATCTCCTCTTGCAGAACAATATCCCTTTTGTTGTAAAAAGTGCTTTGCTTCCGCCCAATAAAAAAGAAGTTGACGAGTTCGAGGCCTGGGCGGCTACTATTCCCTGGATGGATAAGCCTCCCTCTTACTCAATGTTCTTTGACCTTCGCTGCCGGAGAGATTCGGCATATAAGAATGGCAGCATAAAAGCGCTGAGACTTTCTCCTGAGGAAGGGGTGAGGGTGCTGAGCAGAAGACAGGAAAAATACTTCAGGGAAATGGAAGAGTTTTGTTCCAAGTTCGTCGGACCACACGGAGATACACTTTTTTCCTGTAGTGCGGGGACTGGCGGCGGTTGTGTGGATGCTTACGGTAGTTTCCAACCTTGTATGATGCTGAGACACCCGGCGACTATCTACGATCTGAAAAATGGTTTTCTAGAAGACGCCTTGAGAAATTTCTTCCCAGGGATCAGGGCACGTAAACCTGAAAACGCCGATTATCTAGCCCGTTGCGCCCGCTGTTTTCTCGAGAGTCTATGTGAGCAGTGTCCGGCCAAATCATGGATGGAGCACGGTGACCTGGACACCCCAGTAGAGTATCTTTGTGAGATTGCCCATGCTCAGGCTCGTCATCTCGGGATGCTTGCAGATGGTGAGAGGGCGTGGCAAGTGCAGGATTGGCAAAAGAGAATAAAGAAGCTTTTGCGAAGGCGGCCTGCTGAAGGGCTGGCAGGCTGGCAAAATGAGATTATATTTGATATTTAAACTAATATGTAGTAATTTTAAAATGTTATCTGGCTCTAATTAGGAGAGGAGACAAATGAAAAAACGTTGGGAAAAACCTGAACTCATAGTGTTGGTCAGAGGTAGACCAGAGGAAATGGTGCTAATGGCATGTAAGATTTGGGGTTCAGAGGGTGCCAATGGTTATGTATTGGACTGTCTGTGGGATAGGGAAAAACAAGAGTTTTGCAAAGGCGCAACGAGAAGCTGATTTTCTAATATCTCAGTATCTTAGCAAATATTTGGTTTTATCTTAAATCATCTCTTTGCTCCATAGCTGCTTTGCTGTTCAAGACCAAAAATAATTGTTCGGCGAATAAGCAGAAGTTTTGTTCTTATCCTTCCCGGAAAAGCAAGTGCCCTGTTTCCAATTGCCCAGCAATCCTGTCCAATAATCTTACACAAGCCAGTCGGTCAACAGACTATTTGCATCTGCATAAAAGGAGGCTTTGCGGTGTCAAAATTGGTCGATCTTGATACATGTTATCTTCCTTCAGAAGACATAGTATCTCGAGAAATAGAAGGGGAGCTGATCATCGTTCCTATCGTTTCAGGAATAGGCGACATGGAGGATGATCTGTACACGCTGAACGAAACGGGCAGGGAAATATGGCGAAAACTTGACGGGCAGAAAAACCTGAGGAGGGTAGTGCAAGAATTGACGGCAGAGTTTGAGGCTCCGCAGGAAGAGATCGAGAGGGATGTTATTGGGCTGGTGGGAGAATTGCTGAGAAGGAAGATGATCATCGAGGTCGACAAGGAGTGAGGTGCGGGTTGGGAGTTGGCCACTGGGTGTTGTCGGTCACCAGTCATCGGGGGGAATGGCGAGTGGACCCTTTCATCCCGCGTCTGCTGATGCTGTCAGATGGAGTTTCCTGGCATGGATATGTCGCCAAGTTCTGAGATAAAATCTTTTTTGTTCAGCAAGCGGGTCGGGGAGCTGTCGCTATCAGGGCTTGCTCTGGTGGAAATCCTCAGGACTGTACTATCAAGGGGGGCATCATTCAGATTTCAGGCAAGAGGCTTCAGTATGTCTCCCTTCATAAGAGATGGTGATGTCATTACTGTCTCACCATTGCCTCGAGGATCGTTACGTTGTGGAGATGTACTGGCCTTTGTTCATCCAGCAACGAAGAAATTGGTGATCCACAGACTGGTTGGTCAGAGGAGAGGCATTTTGCACACAAAGGGAGACAACAGTGGCGACGCTGAAGAGTTGATTGCAGAGACAAACATCCTCGGATGTGTAACCAGAGTGGAGCGGCATGGGAAAAAGGTGTTATTTGGACTGGGGCTCGAGCGTCGTCTCATAGCTTTTTTTAACAAGAGGAACCTGCTCCTTCCTCTGTTGACGCCTCTGCGTGGTTTTATTGGCCCCCTTAAAAAGACTTTACTCTCTTGACAACGTCCTATCATTCTTCCATACCACTGTCTGACTTTTCTCTCTGGCAAAAAGTCAAAGGCAAACGAGCACTTACTTCATTCGATCTGGAGCTCACGGCTCGATGCAACAACAACTGCAGACACTGTTACATCAATGTCCCCACTGACGATAGCATTGCAAAGGCACAAGAACTCACTATCGCGGAGATCGAGGAAATAGCCGGCGAAGCTGTGTCGCTGGGTGCTCTGTGGTGCCTGATCACTGGTGGCGAACCATTGTTGAGGGAAGACTTTTTTGACATTTATCTCAATCTCAAAGAAAAGGGGCTCCTAGTTTCAGTCTTTACAAATGCAACTCTGATCACAGATGAACATATTAGAATTTTCAAGAAATATCCTCCTCGGGATATAGAAGTGACGGTCTATGGGGTGACCCGGGCCACCTATGAGCGAGTTACCAGGAACCCGGGTTCCTTTGCTGCTTTTACAAGAGGCCTGCACTCTCTCCTCGATAGTGGTATCAAGGTGCAGCTGAAGGCAATGGCGCTTCGCTCCAACGTGGCGGAGTTGCCGCAGATCGCCCGCTTTTGCCGGGAGAGAACCAGAGAATATTACCGCTTTGATCCATTCCTGCACCTGAGGTTTGATGGCAACGTGTCGAGAAACAAAGAAATATTGTCACAAAGGCTTTTTCCATCTGAGATAGTTACCCTGGAGCAGGCGGATCCCGAGCGGCTCGAATCTCTGCACAAGAGATGCGACAAGCTGATCCTGCCAGAGAGTTGCTGTGGCGACTGCAACCACCTCTTTCATTGCGGTGTGGGAAGCGGCAGTTTTGCTATAGGCAGCGACGGATTCTTTCGCCTCTGTTCATCCCTGTACCATCCTGAATGCATCTATGATTTGAGAAAAGGAAATCTCACTGATGCGTGGCACAACTTTGTCCCCCAGGTGCGCAGTATGCAGTCCGAGAGAGAAGAATTTAGAGAGAAATGCGGGAGCTGCTCTTTGATTAACCTCTGCCTGTGGTGTCCTGCACATGCGTATCTCGAGACCGGCGAACTGGATGCAGTGGTGGATTATTATTGCAGGGTGGCTCATGCCAGGGCAGAGATGCTGGGAAAATTGGAAGCTGGTAAGCTTGCTGGTCGCGGTTAGAGAACCGCTCCTACCGAGTTCTCCCTGATGATCGGTCCCTGATAACCGATAACCCAATTCTATAGTCCAGAGTGCCGGGCAAAAGCTCCAGGTAAAAAGTTAAAAGTAAAAAGTGAGAGGGCTGCGGCGGAGATGGCGCAGGGCTTCGTCGCTTTCCGGCTTCCCGGCCTCCCAGCTTCCCCTTGTCCGCCGTAGCCATGAGCGAAGGTGGGAGCCTCCTGGCCCTGGGATTACTCGCAACTCATGACAACCACACTCATCCAGAAAGCTAGAGAAACGCTGAGGCTAGACAGGGCTGTGCGTTTCGTCTGGCAGGCAGGGCCAGGCTGGACCATCGGCAGCCTGGTTCTTGTCGTCATCCAGGGGACGCTGCCGCTTGCAGCTCTCTACCTCATGAAGCTCATCGTGGATGCGGTCACGTATGCGGTGGGATCTGCGGACAAGGCGGCAGCTTTGTCACAGGTGCTGCTGCTCATTGCGCTGGCAGCAGGCGTAGCTCTTCTGCAGGTTTTCTGCCGGGCGTTGGCAGGCCTGGTTCAGGAGGCGCAGACCCTGGCGGTCACGGATCACATGTATGGTGTGCTCCACGCCAAGTCTATTGAAGTGGATCTCGAGTATTACGAGACACCACAGTACCTG
Above is a genomic segment from Deltaproteobacteria bacterium containing:
- a CDS encoding NAD(P)/FAD-dependent oxidoreductase yields the protein MSKKVAIIGASSAGLFTAHLLARHGLQVEVYEAAEPIKPPKRTLIVTDHFLRLTGPLGADTVVNKINRFELFADGKVASVRLARPDLVIERSALVEKLVEQARESGAHIFAGHRFNSMELNGGTLRFTVVRNNGNTQLVNGSADVLVGADGAFSRVARTAGWPQRKTLPLIQALVKLPKDMSVHTTRVWFLPEETPYFFWLIPHSSMEGALGLIAEDERLGRLALERFLRKKGLQPLEFQSARTPFYSQWVPYKRKIGRNDVYLVGDAGGHVKVSTVGGVVTGLRGALGVAEAILNGGHSSELRALRQELGIHRLIRSGLNGFSQDHYARLLDLVNSSVNHLLSWRSRDEARKLVTQLFLKEPRLLFLGLRGLVQRAIFASGR
- a CDS encoding radical SAM protein gives rise to the protein MTTSYHSSIPLSDFSLWQKVKGKRALTSFDLELTARCNNNCRHCYINVPTDDSIAKAQELTIAEIEEIAGEAVSLGALWCLITGGEPLLREDFFDIYLNLKEKGLLVSVFTNATLITDEHIRIFKKYPPRDIEVTVYGVTRATYERVTRNPGSFAAFTRGLHSLLDSGIKVQLKAMALRSNVAELPQIARFCRERTREYYRFDPFLHLRFDGNVSRNKEILSQRLFPSEIVTLEQADPERLESLHKRCDKLILPESCCGDCNHLFHCGVGSGSFAIGSDGFFRLCSSLYHPECIYDLRKGNLTDAWHNFVPQVRSMQSEREEFREKCGSCSLINLCLWCPAHAYLETGELDAVVDYYCRVAHARAEMLGKLEAGKLAGRG
- a CDS encoding sugar transferase produces the protein MALLSFAESHDNHSTVDVYTAVREHVLKRFVDIALSIFMMMLAVPVFLPVALAIKLEDGGPVFYRQERWGLKGRKFRAYKFRTMVPDSDEKYGVIQAREDDDRITKTGRILRAMGLDELPQIFNILLGQMSFVGPRSLAVGEIVRDENGQVVEYETIPGFRERLLVRPGLTGLATIYIRKDAAPRRKFRYDLFYVRNQSLLLDLKLIALSFWISFRGKWETRGEKV
- a CDS encoding PqqD family protein; the protein is MSKLVDLDTCYLPSEDIVSREIEGELIIVPIVSGIGDMEDDLYTLNETGREIWRKLDGQKNLRRVVQELTAEFEAPQEEIERDVIGLVGELLRRKMIIEVDKE
- a CDS encoding radical SAM protein; protein product: MVHTETRYAIKIKPDKFSLWKNKRPLLTHLDMELTERCNNNCIHCYINLPADNEKARMRELTTEEIKEILEEAACLGCLTVRFTGGEPLLREDFEELYIFARRLGLKVMLFTNATLITPALAELFSRIPPLKAIEISVYGMRKNSYEGVTRTPGSFEAAWRGINLLLQNNIPFVVKSALLPPNKKEVDEFEAWAATIPWMDKPPSYSMFFDLRCRRDSAYKNGSIKALRLSPEEGVRVLSRRQEKYFREMEEFCSKFVGPHGDTLFSCSAGTGGGCVDAYGSFQPCMMLRHPATIYDLKNGFLEDALRNFFPGIRARKPENADYLARCARCFLESLCEQCPAKSWMEHGDLDTPVEYLCEIAHAQARHLGMLADGERAWQVQDWQKRIKKLLRRRPAEGLAGWQNEIIFDI